In Providencia alcalifaciens, the sequence TGCTCTAACGCTTCAACTTCTTCCGGTAAACGTACTTGTACTTTTGACAAGGTACTGATTACTTCATATTTCAATGCTTCCAACATGTTGGCAAACATACTGAAGGATTCACGTTTGTATTCTTGTTTTGGATCTTTTTGTGCATAACCACGTAAATGGATACCTTGACGTAAATAGTCCATGGAAGCCAAATGCTCTTTCCATAATGTATCCAGCGTTTGCAACATAACGCCTTTTTCGAAATTACGCATTGCTTCAGAGCTAACGATCTCTTCTTTACGTTGGTAAATTTCAATCGCTTTTTCCATAATGCGTTCACGCAAGGTTTCTTCGTGAAGTTCAGGCTCTTTATCTAACCACTCTTGAATTGGTAAATCGAGGTCAAAATCGTTTACTAAACGTTTTTGCAGACCATCGATATCCCACATTTCTTCCAGTGATTGAGGCGGAATATATGCATCAATAATAGTGGTAAATACATCTTCACGAATGCTGTCTACGGTTTCTTTAATATCGCCGCCATCCAGCAGTTCATTACGCTGAGTATAGATGGCACGACGTTGGTCACTAGCCACATCATCATATTCAAGTAATTGTTTACGAATATCAAAGTTACGGCTTTCAACTTTACGCTGTGCGTTAGCAATTGCTTTTGTGACCCAAGGGTGTTCAATAGCTTCACCCGGTTTCATACCCAGTTTTTTCATCATGCCCGTTACACGGTCTGATGCGAAGATACGCATTAAAGCATCTTCCATTGACAGATAGAAACGTGATGAACCAGCATCACCTTGACGTCCCGCACGACCACGTAACTGGTTATCGATACGGCGAGATTCATGGCGCTCTGTACCGATGATATGTAAACCACCAGCCGCTAATACTTCATCGTGACGAATTTTCCAGTTCGCTTTGATTTCATCAATTTGTTCTTGCGTTGGGTTTTCTAACGCAGCCACTTCTGACTGCCAGCTTCCCCCTAACATGATATCGGTACCACGACCCGCCATGTTAGTTGCGATGGTTACCGCGCTTTTTTGCCCCGCATTCGCGATAATATCAGCTTCCATTGCGTGGAATTTCGCATTCAATACGTTATGAGCAATTTTCGCTTTAGTCAGCGCATGGGAAATTAATTCAGACTTTTCAATCGAAATAGTACCGACCAGAACTGGCTGACCTTTGGCGGTTTTATCACGGATATCTTCAATAATTGCATCAAATTTGTCTGCTTCAGTCATATAGACTAAATCAGGCATATCTTTACGAACCATTGGGCGGTTAGTTGGGATAACAATCGTGTCCAGCTTATAGATAGAGCTAAACTCGAAAGCTTCCGTATCCGCAGTACCCGTCATGCCCGCTAATTTTTCATATAAGCGGAAATAGTTCTGGAAAGTAATAGAGGCTAATGTTTGGTTTTCATTATGGATCTCAACACCTTCTTTCGCTTCAACAGCTTGGTGTAGACCATCAGACCAACGGCGCCCTTCCATTGTACGGCCTGTATGTTCATCGACAATGATGACTTGGTTATCTTTAACAATATAATCAACATCACGAGTAAACAGTGCGTGGGCACGTAAACCCGCCATGACGTGGTGCATCAGCATGATGTTTGATGGCGAATAAAGCGATTCGCCTTCATCCATTAAACCTGCTTTTACCAGTAATTCTTCAACCAGAACCAGACCGCGCTCTGTAATTGTTACCTGACGAGATTTTTCATCAACAGAGAAGTGACCTTCACCTTGGAAAGTGTCTGAGTCTTCTTTTTCTTGGCGAACTAATTTCGGGATCAGTTTATCCACTTTAATATACAGGTCTGAGCTGTCTTCCGCTGGACCTGAAATGATCAGTGGCGTACGCGCTTCATCGATAAGAATGGAGTCCACCTCATCCACTAATGCGTAGTGCAGTTTACGTTGAACGCGATCTTCTGGGCTAAACGCCATGTTGTCACGTAGATAGTCGAAACCAAACTCATTGTTGGTACCGTAAGTAATGTCTTCCGCATAAGCTTGGCGCTTTGCAGGTGGAGCCATACCCGATAAGTTAATACCAACGGTTAAGCCTAAAAACTCGAATAATGGACGGTTATTTTCCGCATCTCGTTTTGCTAGGTAATCGTTCACTGTAACAACGTGAACCCCTTTGCCTGATAATGCGTTAATGTATGCTGGCAGCGTTGCAGTCAGTGTTTTACCTTCACCTGTACGCATTTCTGCAATACAGCGCTCATTCAGAACCATACCACCGATTAACTGAACGTCGAAGTGACGCATACCGAATACACGTTTACTCGCTTCACGCACTGTCGCAAACGCTTCAGGGATCATATTTTCAATGCTTTCGCCCTGTTTTAAACGCTCACGAAATTCTACGGTTTTGGCTTTCAGCTCGTCATCCGATAATTTCTCAAACTCAGGCTCTAGCTTGTTAATTTTTTCCACTTCTTTACGTAGGCGGCGCAGAGTACGGTCATTACGGCTACCAAATACTTTGGTTAATAATTTAGTTAACATATTTTTTCTCAGGTAAATCAATTAATTATTTGAATCAGTAATTTTTGACACGATGAGAAGCGCCCAATGGCAGGCTTTGCATCGTTAAATGGATTTAGGCGAAAAAGGGTCCAGCCCGAATGCCATGTACCTGAGCAACCCAAATCGCGGGCTGATAAACAGTAAAGAGAGGGTAGATATGTTCGCTAGCTTGAGTTGTTGCCACGTCCCATTGTAGAGATCGCTGAGCCAACATCGCGTATAGCGTATCTAGCATTAACTGAGGGGCAAATAGCGTCTCTTTTTGTAGCTTGCTTTTGTCGGTATCTTCATCTTCTGTTGTTGAAAAGGCAAAAGTCAGTTGGCGGATGACATTACGTACCGCATGTTGCTGCCAGTAATTAACCGAGTAAGAAGATGAGGATGAAGAGCGTTGAGAGTTCTGCTGTGCAAATAAGTTATCGAAAGCATTTACAGCTTGGCTTTGTCGATTGGCTGGCGCAGAATTAACTTGAGCTTGCTGAGATTCTGATAAGGCATTTAAAATTGTAGGCAAGCCAACACCCGTAGCCACAACACCTAATAACAGGTGGGACCAAAAGTATCGTCTACCTAAATGTCGCCAAAAATTTAAAATGCCCATCAAACTCTTATATAATTTATAGATTAAAGTATGATTCCCAATTATGTTCTGACATCTTTAGCAATCGCGCAAAATGAGAGTCCACAATGAGAGATAGTCATCCACAAGCACTTTTCGATGTTCTCGAAGAATCTCTGGCGAAAACATCAAACACTTTACAAACTATTCAACGAAATGCAAAAGCCATTCTAAAATTGAATCGTGTTGTTAAAAGTTTGCTGCCAGCAGAAATTAAACCTATGTGTCGTGTGGCAAACTACCGTAATAACATTATGGTTATCGAAGTGGCTAATGCCAGTTGGATGACCCGCCTTAATTATGAAAAAATTAACCTTCTTTCCGCATTAAGGTCGTCTATTCTACCATCTTTATCTTCCATCGACATCAGAATCAATCCCGATCTTATACGAAAATCTAAGCAAAATAGCTCATTGAATAAGCAATCAGTGAATCAAAAAGAAAATCGCAATCAAAGACAGATTAGTATGCAAACTGCTGAGCAGTTATTAAGACTAGCACAAAAGAGTCCAAAGGGATTAAAAGAGAAGTTTGAGCGGTTGGCTGCATTAGCCGGAGAGAGTACTAATGCAGCCAACAGAAAAGGCTAACTCTGACTGGCAGAGATAGCCGCATAATAGATACTATTATGCAAATACAGTGGAAGGCGCTTTGAATGCTAGAGGTAATTCAGCTTCGTCTTCAAAAGTGACCAGATCCCAAGCAGACTCTTTAGCAAGAACCGCTTGCAGCAATTTATTATTCAGTGCGTGGCCAGATTTAAATGCAGTGAATGCACCAATAATGTTATGTCCACACATGAATAAGTCACCAATTGCATCGAGCATTTTGTGACGAACGAATTCATCTTCAAAGCGTAAACCATCTTCGTTAAGTACTTTATAGTCATCAACGACGATAGCACAGTCAAAACTACCACCTAAGCATAGGCCTTTCGATTGCAGATATTCAATGTCACGCATGAAACCGAAGGTACGCGCGCGGCTAATTTGGTTTACAAAAGATTCCGCAGAGAAATCCATTGCATAGCGTTGCGTGCTGCTATCAATTGCAGGGTGTTGAAAATCAATAGTAAAATCAAGGCTAAAGCCATTGTATGGAGACATTTCTGCCCACTTATCACCATCTTCAACACGTACAGTTTCTTTAATGCGTAAGAATTTCTTCGCACAATTTAATTCTTCAATACCGCCATCTAGCAGTAAGAAAACAAACGGTGCAGCACTGCCATCCATAATCGGGATTTCAGGCGCATTGACTTCAATAACAATGTTATCGATGCCTAATCCTGCTAAAGCAGCATTCAAATGTTCAACCGTCGAAATACGTACGTTATCTTCGTTGACTAAGCAAGTACATAACATAGTATCGCGAACTGATTTCGCATCTGCCGGAAAATCTACCGGTGGATTAAGGTCAGTACGACGGTAGATGACCCCGGTATTGGCCGGTGCCGGACGTAAAGTAAGCGTAACTTTCTTGCCGGTATGTAAACCAACACCAGTCGCTTTAATAATACGTTTAAGTGTCCGTTGTTTGATCATCGTATTTTCTCGCAATGTTATAAGTCCTACTGGCTATCTTAACTGATAACCAGTAGAAAATTTTAGCACAAAAAGCGGAAAAACCAATCTAATTAAAAATTAATCGGCCTGTTTACGCAAGAAAGCTGGGATGTCTAAGTAATCCGGCTCTTTATTTACTTGTGTATTTTGGTCGTTAACGGCTTTTGCAGCTGGTTTTTCATCGTTTAATGAAGACATGCTATTTTGCATTTGCTGATAGCGTTGCTCCATAGAAGCTTGCTGAGACATTTTATTGCTCACTAAAGTAATTTCTGGACGTTTGTCCATACCAATACCCGTAGCAACAACAGTCACGCGCAATTCTTCATGCATTTCTGGGTCTAAAGAGGTACCGATTACGACAGTCGCATTATCCGATGCGAATGCACGAATGGTATTACCCACTGTTTCAAACTCATCCAAGCGCAGGTCAAAACCAGCAGTGATGTTGACCAGAACACCACGCGCGCCAGACAGGTCGATATCTTCCAAAAGTGGGCTAGAAATTGCCATTTCAGCAGCTTCTTCAGCTCTATCTTCGCCACGAGCCACACCTGAACCCATCATCGCGTAACCCATTTCTGACATCACGGTACGTACGTCAGCAAAGTCCACGTTCATTAAACCTGGGCGAGTGATCAGCTCAGCGATACCTTGAACCGCACCTTTTAATACGTCGTTAGCCGCACCAAAAGCATCCAGTAAAGAGATACCACGACCAAGTACTTTCAGTAACTTGTCGTTAGGGATAGTGATCAGCGAGTCAACGTGCTTAGACAGCTCAGTGATACCCGCTTCCGCGAATGCCATGCGCTTTTTGCCTTCAAAATTGAATGGCTTAGTCACGACAGCAACGGTTAGGATACCTAATTCTTTAGCAACTTCAGCAACAACTGGTGCTGCACCAGTGCCAGTTCCACCGCCCATACCCGCAGCAATGAACACCATGTCTGCGCCATCAAGAGCATTGCGCAGTGCTTCACGGTCTTCTTCTGCCGCATTACGGCCGACTTCTGGATTTGCACCCGCACCCAGACCTTTAGTAATACCTGTACCGATCTGAATGGTTTGCCCAACTGCGGTTTTACGCAGGGCTTGTGCGTCGGTGTTGACTGCAAAGAACTCAACACCCTCAATGCGCTCGCGTACCATGTGTTCAACGGCATTTCCGCCGCCGCCGCCAACGCCGATGACTTTAATCACCGCATCGTTGGTTAGCTCCATTGGTTCAAACATAATGTCTCTCCGTTTTGTGCTTACTATCGAAGCTAATCATATGCTTCTAAATAAAAATTAAAATTCTTTTCTCAGCCAACTGGTGAGCTTACTAAACCACCCGCTAACTGAAGCACGTTTTTCCGTTTCGGTATCATCGCCAAGGTGGCTTTCTTTACCGTAATGCAGAAGCCCTACCGCTGTGGAGTAGTACGGCTCCTGAGCATAATCCGTTAATCCTGTTATATTAAGTGGGGTACCAATTCTGACCTGTGTATGGAACACTTT encodes:
- the secA gene encoding preprotein translocase subunit SecA — translated: MLTKLLTKVFGSRNDRTLRRLRKEVEKINKLEPEFEKLSDDELKAKTVEFRERLKQGESIENMIPEAFATVREASKRVFGMRHFDVQLIGGMVLNERCIAEMRTGEGKTLTATLPAYINALSGKGVHVVTVNDYLAKRDAENNRPLFEFLGLTVGINLSGMAPPAKRQAYAEDITYGTNNEFGFDYLRDNMAFSPEDRVQRKLHYALVDEVDSILIDEARTPLIISGPAEDSSDLYIKVDKLIPKLVRQEKEDSDTFQGEGHFSVDEKSRQVTITERGLVLVEELLVKAGLMDEGESLYSPSNIMLMHHVMAGLRAHALFTRDVDYIVKDNQVIIVDEHTGRTMEGRRWSDGLHQAVEAKEGVEIHNENQTLASITFQNYFRLYEKLAGMTGTADTEAFEFSSIYKLDTIVIPTNRPMVRKDMPDLVYMTEADKFDAIIEDIRDKTAKGQPVLVGTISIEKSELISHALTKAKIAHNVLNAKFHAMEADIIANAGQKSAVTIATNMAGRGTDIMLGGSWQSEVAALENPTQEQIDEIKANWKIRHDEVLAAGGLHIIGTERHESRRIDNQLRGRAGRQGDAGSSRFYLSMEDALMRIFASDRVTGMMKKLGMKPGEAIEHPWVTKAIANAQRKVESRNFDIRKQLLEYDDVASDQRRAIYTQRNELLDGGDIKETVDSIREDVFTTIIDAYIPPQSLEEMWDIDGLQKRLVNDFDLDLPIQEWLDKEPELHEETLRERIMEKAIEIYQRKEEIVSSEAMRNFEKGVMLQTLDTLWKEHLASMDYLRQGIHLRGYAQKDPKQEYKRESFSMFANMLEALKYEVISTLSKVQVRLPEEVEALEQQRREEAERLAKKQHLSHEAEAESLMTEAEAKIATQGNKIGRNDPCPCGSGKKYKQCHGRLN
- the secM gene encoding secA translation cis-regulator SecM, translating into MGILNFWRHLGRRYFWSHLLLGVVATGVGLPTILNALSESQQAQVNSAPANRQSQAVNAFDNLFAQQNSQRSSSSSSYSVNYWQQHAVRNVIRQLTFAFSTTEDEDTDKSKLQKETLFAPQLMLDTLYAMLAQRSLQWDVATTQASEHIYPLFTVYQPAIWVAQVHGIRAGPFFA
- a CDS encoding DUF721 domain-containing protein, whose protein sequence is MRDSHPQALFDVLEESLAKTSNTLQTIQRNAKAILKLNRVVKSLLPAEIKPMCRVANYRNNIMVIEVANASWMTRLNYEKINLLSALRSSILPSLSSIDIRINPDLIRKSKQNSSLNKQSVNQKENRNQRQISMQTAEQLLRLAQKSPKGLKEKFERLAALAGESTNAANRKG
- the lpxC gene encoding UDP-3-O-acyl-N-acetylglucosamine deacetylase, yielding MIKQRTLKRIIKATGVGLHTGKKVTLTLRPAPANTGVIYRRTDLNPPVDFPADAKSVRDTMLCTCLVNEDNVRISTVEHLNAALAGLGIDNIVIEVNAPEIPIMDGSAAPFVFLLLDGGIEELNCAKKFLRIKETVRVEDGDKWAEMSPYNGFSLDFTIDFQHPAIDSSTQRYAMDFSAESFVNQISRARTFGFMRDIEYLQSKGLCLGGSFDCAIVVDDYKVLNEDGLRFEDEFVRHKMLDAIGDLFMCGHNIIGAFTAFKSGHALNNKLLQAVLAKESAWDLVTFEDEAELPLAFKAPSTVFA
- the ftsZ gene encoding cell division protein FtsZ, whose product is MFEPMELTNDAVIKVIGVGGGGGNAVEHMVRERIEGVEFFAVNTDAQALRKTAVGQTIQIGTGITKGLGAGANPEVGRNAAEEDREALRNALDGADMVFIAAGMGGGTGTGAAPVVAEVAKELGILTVAVVTKPFNFEGKKRMAFAEAGITELSKHVDSLITIPNDKLLKVLGRGISLLDAFGAANDVLKGAVQGIAELITRPGLMNVDFADVRTVMSEMGYAMMGSGVARGEDRAEEAAEMAISSPLLEDIDLSGARGVLVNITAGFDLRLDEFETVGNTIRAFASDNATVVIGTSLDPEMHEELRVTVVATGIGMDKRPEITLVSNKMSQQASMEQRYQQMQNSMSSLNDEKPAAKAVNDQNTQVNKEPDYLDIPAFLRKQAD